In Syntrophomonas wolfei subsp. wolfei str. Goettingen G311, a single window of DNA contains:
- a CDS encoding transposase, whose amino-acid sequence MIGIEQYQKIQEYKELGLAQTKTAKALGITYSSVSKYWNMSEEDYVREAEQEKYHMDNYRQYILEQLKICPQIRDTNVYLKLMEAFPDLQVKRATFYRYMKALREQHGYQHTSKRKISPREVSPPGYEAQADFGQYKLKDMYGRIVRVYFFCMVLSYSRMKFVCFSPDPFTTKTGIKVHNYAFQCVWQV is encoded by the coding sequence ATGATAGGTATCGAGCAATACCAAAAAATCCAAGAGTACAAAGAACTTGGACTCGCCCAGACCAAGACTGCTAAAGCACTGGGGATAACCTATTCTTCTGTCAGCAAATACTGGAATATGAGCGAAGAAGATTATGTAAGGGAAGCTGAGCAGGAAAAGTATCATATGGATAATTATCGACAGTACATATTAGAGCAATTGAAAATATGCCCGCAAATTCGGGACACAAATGTCTATCTTAAATTGATGGAAGCCTTTCCCGATTTACAAGTTAAACGAGCTACATTCTACCGCTATATGAAGGCCTTAAGGGAACAGCATGGGTATCAGCATACCAGTAAGCGGAAAATCTCGCCACGTGAAGTCTCGCCACCAGGATATGAAGCTCAGGCTGATTTTGGTCAATATAAACTTAAAGATATGTATGGACGAATTGTGAGGGTATATTTCTTTTGTATGGTTCTGAGTTATAGCAGAATGAAATTTGTTTGCTTTTCACCGGATCCCTTCACAACCAAAACAGGCATAAAAGTTCACAATTATGCTTTCCAGTGTGTTTGGCAAGTATAA
- the istB gene encoding IS21-like element helper ATPase IstB codes for MKELIKDYCKQLRWGNSIVQNYADIKADTHEEFLAKLLEIEVKGRELNRKNRCLRQAGFDVIKTFNGYSFDHIEIPASIPLDDLKTAALLKNRENLILYGPVGTGKTHMATAIGVEACNQGKKVGFYRTSTLVNELNDAQNAGNLGKMLKQLAKLDLLICDEWGYIPLDRQGAQLLFQVVADCYEKRSIIITTNLEFSKWNGIFYDEKLTSAIIDRLIHHSHLLVFGGQSYRLTHSTIRK; via the coding sequence ATGAAAGAATTGATTAAAGACTATTGCAAGCAATTACGCTGGGGGAACAGCATAGTACAGAACTATGCAGATATTAAGGCTGATACCCACGAAGAGTTTCTGGCTAAACTTTTAGAAATAGAGGTTAAGGGACGGGAATTAAACCGTAAAAACCGCTGTTTAAGACAAGCCGGTTTTGATGTAATAAAAACCTTTAATGGCTACAGTTTTGATCATATTGAGATACCGGCATCAATACCATTAGATGATTTGAAAACTGCAGCCCTCCTAAAAAACAGGGAAAACCTGATTCTATATGGCCCGGTGGGAACGGGCAAAACCCATATGGCTACCGCCATCGGTGTAGAAGCCTGTAATCAAGGAAAGAAGGTGGGATTTTATAGAACATCAACCCTGGTCAACGAGTTAAATGATGCTCAAAATGCTGGTAATCTGGGCAAAATGCTAAAGCAACTGGCGAAGCTGGATTTACTAATTTGCGATGAATGGGGTTATATTCCCCTGGATCGCCAGGGTGCGCAGCTACTCTTTCAGGTAGTAGCTGATTGCTATGAAAAACGCAGTATTATTATCACTACCAACTTAGAGTTTAGTAAATGGAATGGCATATTCTACGATGAGAAGTTAACCAGTGCGATTATTGACCGCTTAATCCACCATAGTCATCTACTGGTTTTTGGTGGACAAAGCTACAGACTTACACATTCCACGATAAGGAAATAG
- a CDS encoding NHLP family bacteriocin export ABC transporter peptidase/permease/ATPase subunit: MPEIAKVPVVMQMEALECGAASLAMILAFHGKWVPLERVRSDCGVSRDGSNAVNILRAARAYGMGASGYRLELDDVKQIEYPVIIHWNFNHFVVLNGFKKNYAVLNDPGRGTVEVPMEEFNKSFTGIVLTFSKTADFVADGQPRSVLDFAKGRLKGTLVPILFVILTGILTAVTGVMTPVFARVFMDRILTGANPDWLYPFILAMSGLLAFQIIVSLINTLYMLKIRGKLAIVANTTFFWHVLRLPMEFFSQRMAGDIAARQSSNELIAETLISQLAPVLLNLAMLVFYLVVMIKYSLLLTAVGLASTFINMWVARIISKKRVNITRAQMRDSGKLAATTMSGIEMIETIKASGAENGYFERWAGFQASVNSSSVRFALLNQYLGAVPGALQQIANLAVLVLGVMLIMNGKFTVGMLLAFQGFMASFLAPVNAFIGLGQNMQEMRSSMERIEDVMNYQPDVEYLPQAKDDDRGYHKLSGALTMKNVTFGYSRLAKPLIKNFNLTVQPGQRIALVGTSGCGKSTLSKLISGLYRPWSGVIEFDGQAREDIFPEVFTGSVAVVDQDIILFEDTICNNIKMWDKSIEDFEMILAARDAGLHTEIMQREGGYNGMVLEGGRNFSGGQRQRMEIARVLAQDPRIVILDEATSALDAKTEYEVIQAIKDRGVTCIIIAHRLSTIRDCDEIIVMNKGKVVERGRHEELYQAGGLYTELIATE; the protein is encoded by the coding sequence ATGCCTGAAATTGCCAAAGTCCCTGTAGTTATGCAAATGGAAGCTTTAGAGTGCGGTGCCGCCAGTCTGGCCATGATACTGGCTTTTCATGGCAAATGGGTTCCGTTGGAACGAGTGCGGAGCGACTGCGGAGTATCCCGCGATGGCAGCAATGCCGTAAACATCCTGCGGGCGGCGCGTGCCTACGGCATGGGAGCCTCAGGGTATCGTCTGGAACTTGACGATGTCAAACAGATAGAATATCCGGTGATAATACACTGGAACTTTAATCATTTCGTAGTGTTAAACGGATTTAAGAAAAACTATGCGGTGTTAAATGATCCCGGACGGGGAACGGTTGAGGTACCCATGGAAGAGTTTAATAAATCCTTTACCGGCATTGTGCTTACTTTTTCTAAAACAGCTGATTTTGTGGCCGACGGCCAGCCGCGCAGCGTACTCGATTTTGCCAAAGGCCGTTTAAAAGGCACTCTGGTGCCGATATTATTCGTAATTCTCACCGGTATTCTGACCGCCGTGACGGGGGTTATGACCCCGGTTTTTGCCCGGGTGTTTATGGACCGAATTTTAACCGGGGCCAATCCTGATTGGCTTTATCCCTTTATATTGGCCATGAGTGGCTTGCTCGCTTTTCAGATCATAGTATCTCTTATCAACACCCTGTACATGCTAAAAATCAGAGGCAAACTGGCTATTGTGGCCAACACCACCTTCTTCTGGCATGTCCTGCGCCTGCCGATGGAGTTTTTTTCGCAGCGCATGGCCGGGGATATTGCCGCCCGGCAGAGTTCCAACGAGCTTATCGCCGAAACCTTGATAAGCCAACTGGCCCCGGTCCTGTTAAACCTGGCCATGCTGGTTTTTTATCTGGTGGTTATGATAAAATACAGCCTTTTGCTGACTGCTGTAGGACTTGCGTCTACCTTCATCAATATGTGGGTAGCCCGTATTATTTCAAAGAAACGGGTGAATATAACCCGGGCTCAGATGCGCGACAGCGGTAAACTGGCAGCCACCACCATGAGCGGGATTGAAATGATTGAAACCATAAAAGCATCCGGGGCGGAAAATGGTTATTTTGAACGCTGGGCCGGTTTCCAGGCTTCGGTCAACAGTTCATCGGTCAGGTTTGCCCTGCTCAATCAGTACCTGGGAGCGGTTCCCGGTGCCCTGCAGCAGATTGCTAATCTGGCCGTGCTGGTGCTGGGGGTGATGCTGATCATGAACGGCAAGTTTACGGTAGGTATGCTCCTGGCCTTTCAGGGTTTCATGGCCTCATTTTTAGCGCCTGTGAATGCCTTTATCGGGCTGGGACAGAATATGCAGGAAATGCGTTCTTCCATGGAGAGGATCGAAGATGTGATGAATTACCAGCCCGATGTGGAGTACCTGCCCCAGGCTAAGGACGATGACCGGGGGTACCACAAATTGAGCGGGGCTCTTACCATGAAAAACGTTACCTTTGGCTATTCCCGGCTGGCAAAACCCTTGATTAAAAACTTCAACCTTACTGTCCAACCGGGCCAGAGAATTGCCCTGGTAGGCACCTCAGGGTGCGGAAAATCCACCCTCTCCAAATTGATTTCCGGTCTGTACCGGCCCTGGAGCGGTGTGATCGAGTTTGACGGCCAGGCCCGGGAAGACATCTTCCCGGAGGTTTTTACCGGATCGGTGGCGGTAGTCGATCAGGACATTATCCTGTTTGAGGATACCATTTGCAATAACATAAAGATGTGGGATAAATCTATTGAAGACTTTGAAATGATTTTAGCCGCCCGCGACGCCGGGCTGCATACGGAAATAATGCAGCGGGAGGGCGGCTACAATGGCATGGTCCTGGAGGGAGGCCGAAATTTCTCGGGCGGGCAGCGGCAGAGGATGGAGATAGCCCGGGTGCTGGCCCAGGACCCCAGGATTGTCATTCTGGACGAGGCCACCTCAGCCCTGGATGCCAAAACCGAGTATGAAGTTATACAAGCTATCAAGGACCGGGGCGTAACCTGCATTATTATAGCCCATCGGCTGTCCACCATTCGCGACTGTGATGAAATTATCGTGATGAATAAGGGCAAAGTGGTCGAGCGGGGCCGACATGAAGAACTATACCAAGCCGGGGGCCTTTATACCGAGCTTATTGCCACTGAATAG
- a CDS encoding NHLP bacteriocin export ABC transporter permease/ATPase subunit — MSKGWFDEQIKNRIRYDEEGFQNAFAQLSSVVLGKSLISSALNSDRLKTKNAIEEILKFYNTEPVELPEEVEDMNDQLKYLLRPTGIMRRVVKLQGNWWRDAVGPMLGQTKSGDVVALLPVGLAGYEFFDYETGEKLRLSRKTRDKLQEEAFCFYRPLPLKQLGLTDLLQYILNTLSSTDILMVALASLGVSLLGLFTPYLTKLIFERVIPAGEPGLLLPVALVLVGVALSSILIEITKTLLIARVQTKMNIPVEAAAMSRLLLLPAAFFKEYNAGELSSRISAIMQLCDMLANTFLSTGLTALFSFIYVFQIISFAPALVFPALMVILAQLAVTVITGLVELNLNRRRIALNARLNGLTFASFSGVQKIKLAGAERRVFAKWADTFKQQADISYNPPLLIKVQPVVASAISLGGIIIIYYSAAAASVSVADYMAFNASFGLVTGAIMSLAGVTTSFANIKPLMEMVGPILQAVPEVGENKQIITSLSGNIELNNVSFRYHEEMPLVLDDISLKIKAGQYVAIVGKTGCGKSTLMRLLLGFETPQRGAIYYDGRDIARLDMRSLRQNIGAVTQDGRLFSGDIFSNIVISAPWLSRDDAWQAAELAGIADDIRAMPMGMHTVISEGSGGISGGQRQRLMIARAIVPKPRILMFDEATSALDNITQKQVSEALDSMKSTRIVIAHRLSTIRHCDRILVLDNGKIKEDGCYDELLQKGSYFAELVERQRLDDDSFVGKTTLF; from the coding sequence ATGAGCAAAGGCTGGTTTGATGAACAGATAAAAAACAGAATCCGGTATGACGAGGAAGGCTTTCAAAATGCCTTCGCCCAACTCTCCTCGGTTGTTCTGGGCAAATCGCTGATATCGTCTGCCTTAAACAGCGACCGCTTGAAAACTAAAAATGCCATCGAGGAAATCCTTAAGTTTTACAATACCGAACCAGTAGAATTACCCGAAGAAGTAGAGGACATGAACGACCAGCTTAAGTACCTGCTGCGTCCAACCGGGATTATGCGAAGGGTGGTAAAACTGCAAGGCAACTGGTGGCGGGATGCTGTGGGACCTATGCTGGGACAGACGAAAAGCGGCGATGTGGTGGCCCTCCTCCCGGTGGGGTTGGCCGGATACGAGTTCTTTGATTACGAAACAGGAGAAAAGCTCAGGCTGTCGCGGAAAACCAGGGATAAGCTACAAGAAGAAGCCTTTTGTTTCTACCGTCCCCTGCCCCTTAAACAACTGGGGCTTACTGATCTGCTGCAGTATATATTAAACACCCTTTCTTCTACGGATATTCTTATGGTAGCCCTGGCCAGTTTGGGGGTAAGCCTCCTGGGCCTGTTCACTCCCTACTTAACGAAACTCATCTTTGAACGGGTCATTCCGGCCGGGGAACCCGGGCTGCTGCTGCCGGTGGCTTTGGTGCTGGTAGGTGTTGCCCTATCTTCAATACTGATTGAAATTACCAAAACGCTTTTAATCGCCCGGGTGCAGACCAAAATGAATATCCCCGTTGAAGCGGCCGCCATGAGCCGGCTACTTTTACTACCAGCGGCCTTTTTTAAAGAATACAACGCCGGTGAGTTGAGTTCGCGCATTTCGGCCATCATGCAGCTCTGTGATATGCTGGCCAATACCTTTCTTTCAACCGGACTCACCGCACTTTTTTCGTTTATTTATGTATTTCAGATTATAAGTTTTGCGCCAGCCCTGGTGTTTCCGGCCCTTATGGTCATCCTGGCGCAATTGGCGGTTACCGTTATAACCGGTTTAGTCGAGCTAAACCTTAACCGCCGCCGCATAGCTCTTAATGCCAGGCTTAACGGTCTAACCTTTGCCAGTTTTTCAGGTGTGCAAAAGATAAAACTGGCCGGCGCTGAACGGCGTGTATTTGCCAAATGGGCGGATACTTTTAAACAGCAGGCGGACATATCCTACAATCCGCCCCTGCTTATTAAGGTACAGCCGGTTGTTGCCAGCGCTATCTCCCTGGGCGGGATCATTATCATATATTACAGCGCCGCGGCGGCCAGTGTTTCCGTTGCCGACTACATGGCCTTCAACGCCTCATTCGGCCTGGTAACCGGCGCCATTATGTCTCTGGCCGGTGTAACCACCTCCTTTGCCAATATAAAGCCGCTGATGGAAATGGTCGGACCCATTTTACAAGCAGTGCCGGAAGTGGGGGAGAACAAGCAGATAATAACCAGCTTGTCCGGCAATATTGAACTAAACAATGTTTCCTTTCGCTACCATGAGGAGATGCCCCTGGTTTTGGACGACATCAGCCTGAAAATAAAGGCCGGTCAATATGTAGCCATAGTCGGAAAAACCGGATGCGGCAAATCAACTCTGATGCGGCTATTGCTTGGGTTTGAAACGCCGCAGAGGGGGGCCATCTATTATGACGGCCGGGATATCGCCCGCCTTGATATGCGCTCCTTAAGGCAGAATATTGGGGCGGTAACCCAGGATGGACGATTATTTTCCGGGGACATTTTCTCCAATATCGTCATCTCCGCTCCCTGGCTGTCGCGAGACGATGCCTGGCAGGCTGCGGAACTGGCCGGTATAGCCGATGATATTCGAGCCATGCCCATGGGCATGCACACCGTGATTTCCGAAGGCAGCGGCGGCATTTCCGGCGGTCAGCGCCAGCGCTTGATGATCGCCCGGGCGATTGTGCCCAAACCCCGGATTTTGATGTTTGATGAAGCCACTTCGGCCCTGGATAATATCACCCAGAAACAGGTGTCAGAAGCCCTGGATTCTATGAAAAGCACCCGGATCGTAATAGCCCACCGGCTTTCTACCATTCGTCATTGTGATCGCATCTTAGTCCTTGATAACGGCAAAATCAAGGAAGACGGCTGCTATGACGAACTGCTCCAGAAGGGCAGCTATTTCGCCGAACTGGTGGAGAGGCAGAGGCTGGATGATGACTCATTTGTGGGCAAGACCACGCTGTTTTAG
- a CDS encoding DUF2087 domain-containing protein codes for MENKKIISRENFIKRLLNIFLRSGLSEFPSDYTNLHVLLKSAILTLDKTAIFSEKEINRNLDYWISNISNLTPMKDIDHVTLRRMLVDAGYLTRNRDGSCYQVSLSGDGQPVFDDAIEQVDVIAVIKSEREEIARRKREYMEKLNSP; via the coding sequence ATGGAAAATAAAAAAATAATTTCCCGGGAGAATTTTATAAAACGTTTGCTTAACATATTTTTGCGAAGCGGCTTATCCGAATTTCCCAGTGATTATACTAATTTGCATGTTTTGCTCAAAAGCGCAATTCTAACTTTAGATAAAACAGCCATCTTCAGCGAGAAAGAGATTAACCGGAATCTTGATTATTGGATAAGCAATATAAGTAACCTTACCCCAATGAAAGATATTGATCATGTTACATTGCGACGTATGTTAGTAGATGCTGGGTATTTAACCCGGAATAGGGATGGTTCTTGCTATCAGGTATCTTTATCGGGAGATGGACAGCCGGTATTTGATGATGCGATTGAGCAAGTTGATGTTATTGCTGTAATTAAATCCGAGCGTGAAGAAATCGCCAGAAGAAAAAGAGAATATATGGAGAAATTAAATTCGCCATAG
- a CDS encoding ABC transporter permease subunit: MRGNQVVSGLALTIFGTGISGFMGKSYQGMPAADPFRPISVPVLGDIPVLGPILFKQDALVYISLILAIGLWYILFRTRWGLRIRSVGENPAVADAVGISVSRVRYICTILGGMLAGLGGAYLSLAYAPSWQENMTAGRGWIAVALVIFALWNPLRGLLGSYLFGGVEALTFRIQTIGIHVSSFFLAMLPYLLTILVLVLVTIRLRQEAGAPRALGVPYDREER; the protein is encoded by the coding sequence CTGCGGGGCAACCAGGTGGTCAGCGGGCTGGCCTTAACTATTTTCGGTACTGGTATCAGTGGTTTCATGGGTAAGAGCTATCAGGGCATGCCTGCGGCTGATCCGTTTCGACCGATATCAGTTCCGGTTCTGGGTGATATACCAGTCCTGGGACCCATATTATTTAAGCAGGATGCTCTGGTGTATATCAGCCTTATACTGGCGATTGGCCTCTGGTATATCCTCTTTCGAACCCGCTGGGGTCTGCGTATACGTTCCGTGGGTGAAAACCCTGCGGTAGCAGATGCGGTAGGAATCAGTGTCAGCCGGGTAAGGTATATTTGTACCATATTGGGTGGTATGCTGGCTGGTCTGGGCGGGGCTTATTTGTCTTTAGCCTATGCCCCTTCCTGGCAGGAAAACATGACCGCAGGACGGGGATGGATTGCGGTGGCACTGGTAATCTTTGCTCTCTGGAATCCATTACGGGGACTTTTGGGTTCTTACCTCTTCGGTGGGGTTGAAGCATTAACCTTTCGTATCCAGACCATCGGTATCCATGTGTCATCCTTTTTCCTGGCCATGTTACCGTATTTGTTGACCATTCTTGTCTTGGTACTGGTTACGATTCGTCTCCGGCAGGAGGCAGGAGCACCACGGGCTCTCGGGGTTCCTTATGATCGCGAAGAACGATGA
- a CDS encoding metallophosphoesterase family protein: MRLAQRAEFNSSKLFLLKMLVILLTALLGAILAVWLLGSTAFDLEGIEFRAGLTPGRSGITELHFPPFGVVEAKTHQGPVKLVISLEQIRSDTLKSHIDNLPDQKQLVEQLQSSARNKITVFALRQVAVAFLGAFLLVFLIWRPGLLKSLLYTTASTLILILILAGVFRSYDTAAFREPEYKGVLSMAPVAIKFASDSLSDLQKIRDNTRQIVSNLGLLFSSSNSLTVMANPEEQGQVVKILLVSDIHSNPVGIVLCKSLAARFKVDFLINAGDLTDMGSQLETGATQELATVGVPQLFVGGNHDSPETLNFITTLPDSQVLNGEMISLKGVKVLGFADPLSASKAVEYESQEAERESLKEQVSRIEEAVAAQGRPDILVVHNYRLGKEIAPLAGLVVAGHDHRIRIEEGPDGVFVDPGTTGASGLRGLYSEKGISYSAAIAYLLPGSGLLAVDMVQYNPVSHQFSLERQVFQSTEPDDLVPDRDAHST, from the coding sequence GTGAGGCTGGCTCAGAGGGCAGAGTTTAATTCAAGTAAATTATTCTTGCTTAAAATGCTTGTCATTCTTTTGACTGCTCTGCTTGGGGCTATACTTGCTGTTTGGCTGTTGGGTAGCACTGCCTTTGACCTCGAAGGTATTGAATTTCGAGCGGGCTTAACTCCGGGCCGAAGCGGTATAACGGAACTGCACTTTCCCCCCTTTGGGGTTGTCGAAGCTAAAACCCATCAGGGACCGGTGAAACTGGTTATCAGCCTGGAACAGATAAGAAGTGACACCCTCAAGTCGCATATAGATAATCTGCCGGATCAGAAACAACTGGTAGAACAGCTACAGAGCAGTGCCCGGAATAAAATAACCGTCTTTGCCCTGCGCCAGGTGGCAGTAGCATTTCTGGGTGCCTTTTTGCTGGTCTTTTTAATCTGGCGTCCTGGCCTGCTCAAGTCCTTACTTTATACTACTGCATCTACGCTAATATTAATATTAATCCTGGCTGGAGTATTCCGTTCCTATGATACGGCAGCCTTTCGCGAGCCGGAATATAAGGGTGTTCTTAGCATGGCTCCAGTAGCGATAAAATTCGCCAGTGATTCCCTTAGTGATTTACAGAAAATCCGTGACAACACCCGGCAAATTGTATCCAATCTGGGCCTGCTTTTTTCCAGTTCTAATAGCCTTACGGTTATGGCCAATCCAGAGGAACAAGGCCAGGTAGTTAAAATACTGCTGGTCAGTGATATACATTCCAACCCGGTGGGAATCGTATTGTGTAAAAGTTTGGCGGCCCGTTTTAAGGTAGATTTCCTGATAAATGCGGGTGATTTAACTGATATGGGCTCACAATTAGAAACTGGTGCTACCCAGGAACTAGCCACAGTGGGTGTACCCCAGTTGTTTGTGGGCGGAAACCATGATAGTCCGGAAACCCTCAATTTTATTACTACTCTGCCCGACAGTCAGGTTTTAAATGGGGAGATGATTAGCCTTAAAGGAGTTAAGGTCCTGGGTTTTGCTGACCCATTATCAGCATCAAAGGCTGTAGAGTATGAGAGTCAGGAAGCAGAACGGGAAAGCTTAAAAGAACAGGTAAGCAGGATAGAGGAGGCGGTTGCGGCCCAGGGGCGTCCTGACATACTGGTAGTGCATAATTACCGGCTGGGGAAAGAAATTGCCCCGCTGGCCGGCCTGGTGGTGGCCGGGCACGACCATCGTATAAGAATAGAAGAGGGGCCGGACGGGGTTTTTGTTGACCCTGGAACTACTGGGGCTTCCGGCTTACGAGGCCTATATTCGGAAAAGGGCATTTCCTATTCAGCAGCTATTGCTTACCTTTTGCCAGGTTCCGGTTTACTGGCAGTAGATATGGTTCAATATAATCCGGTTTCCCACCAGTTTTCCCTGGAAAGACAGGTATTCCAAAGCACAGAACCGGATGATCTGGTTCCGGATCGAGATGCTCACTCAACATAA
- a CDS encoding IS3 family transposase (programmed frameshift), whose product MAKKHYEENFKKQIVKIYNQGNHSYRELSEQYDIAPSTVRQWVMRYNNTQSFHAEDNRSEEEKELIELRKKLKQLEMENDIFKASGTTTREKVDLIISNREKYRISAMCEFLEVTRSLVYYHLNKEPRVFSREEEIIQEHIKEIFRFSRNNYGTRKIKEELKKLGYQVSRKRIARLMRKNCLVSNYTVAQYKVHKSTCNQAETPNVVDRDFDNREKLEVIVSDLTYVRVGCKWNYVCNLIDLHNREIIGSAAGEKKDARLVERVLLSIPYSLNDIKIFHSDRGNEYDNKIIDDVLEAFEIERSLSNKGNPYDNAVSEAVNKIMKTEFIYKNKFKTLEELQLELAEYIYWYNNLRIHGSLGYLTPVKYRELSTLKLAG is encoded by the exons ATGGCAAAAAAACATTATGAGGAAAATTTTAAGAAGCAAATTGTAAAAATATATAATCAAGGTAATCATAGCTATAGGGAATTAAGTGAGCAATATGATATAGCTCCATCAACTGTAAGACAATGGGTTATGAGATATAATAATACGCAATCCTTTCATGCAGAAGATAATAGATCAGAAGAAGAAAAGGAACTAATTGAACTGAGAAAAAAATTAAAACAGCTTGAAATGGAAAATGATATTT TTAAAGCAAGCGGCACTACTACTAGGGAAAAGGTAGACCTCATTATTTCTAATAGAGAGAAATACAGAATTAGTGCCATGTGCGAATTTTTAGAGGTCACACGTAGCTTAGTATATTATCATTTAAATAAAGAACCTAGAGTTTTCTCAAGGGAAGAAGAAATTATCCAAGAACACATAAAAGAGATATTTAGATTTAGCAGAAATAATTATGGAACAAGAAAAATCAAAGAAGAATTAAAGAAGTTAGGTTATCAGGTATCAAGAAAAAGGATAGCAAGACTTATGAGAAAGAATTGCCTAGTATCTAACTATACAGTGGCTCAATACAAGGTTCATAAGAGTACTTGTAACCAAGCTGAAACTCCTAATGTTGTAGATAGAGACTTTGATAATAGAGAGAAATTAGAAGTCATTGTAAGTGATTTAACCTATGTTAGAGTGGGTTGTAAATGGAATTATGTTTGCAACTTAATAGACCTTCACAATCGTGAAATTATAGGTTCAGCTGCAGGAGAAAAGAAAGATGCTAGACTGGTAGAAAGAGTTCTTTTAAGTATACCCTATTCACTGAATGATATAAAAATTTTTCATAGTGATCGGGGAAATGAGTATGATAACAAGATTATAGATGATGTTTTAGAAGCATTTGAAATAGAGAGATCTTTAAGTAATAAAGGTAATCCTTACGACAATGCAGTAAGTGAGGCAGTAAATAAAATAATGAAAACTGAATTTATATATAAGAACAAATTTAAGACATTAGAAGAGTTGCAGTTAGAATTAGCAGAGTATATTTATTGGTATAATAATCTGAGAATTCATGGTTCTTTAGGTTATTTAACACCAGTGAAATATAGGGAGTTAAGCACACTTAAGTTAGCAGGATAA
- the rlmD gene encoding 23S rRNA (uracil(1939)-C(5))-methyltransferase RlmD, giving the protein MRCSIERINHQGEGVARVGGKVVFVPQALPGEVVEIVITDNRARFARAQLVQLLEASPYRLTPLCPHYYECGGCAYQHAKYEEELVLKRQVVKDAIQRIAKIATVVEPVLSMPEPWHYRNKVTWHMAATGKQEPVLGFFREASRQLLPISHCRLISEKMNCLTARVKALLPLIQPATGSEITLRESSLDHSTMLIWKGLQGWPAPEIWAELSAISDSVVVIEKNTCHYISGPQRLLDKLGQVKFALSPGAFFQVNHCQAEEMIRLILSLVDFSGKTVLDAFCGVGSIALNLARQAERVIGVESYEPAIHDARSNAIEAGIYNVEFIHGFCERVVARIDEPIDVIVLDPPRSGCKKELIQACSRISPREIVYVSCNPATLARDLALFGQLGYRPLLIQPIDMFPRTYHVETVVLMSRVKD; this is encoded by the coding sequence TTGCGCTGTTCTATTGAGAGGATAAACCATCAAGGTGAAGGGGTAGCCCGCGTTGGCGGAAAGGTCGTTTTTGTACCACAGGCCCTACCCGGTGAAGTGGTGGAAATTGTCATTACGGATAATCGGGCTCGTTTTGCCCGGGCGCAGTTAGTGCAACTGCTGGAAGCCTCACCCTACCGCCTTACTCCGCTCTGCCCTCATTATTATGAATGTGGCGGTTGTGCCTACCAGCATGCGAAGTATGAAGAGGAACTGGTTCTGAAGCGCCAGGTAGTAAAGGATGCAATTCAGCGTATCGCTAAGATCGCTACCGTGGTTGAACCGGTCCTGTCAATGCCGGAGCCCTGGCATTATCGCAACAAGGTCACCTGGCATATGGCCGCAACGGGGAAGCAGGAGCCTGTTCTCGGCTTCTTTCGTGAGGCCAGCCGTCAGCTGCTTCCCATTTCCCACTGCCGGCTTATCTCGGAAAAAATGAACTGCCTAACAGCCAGGGTAAAGGCTCTTTTACCCTTAATCCAGCCTGCTACTGGCAGTGAAATAACCTTACGAGAATCATCCCTGGATCACTCAACCATGCTCATATGGAAGGGGTTGCAAGGCTGGCCTGCACCCGAGATCTGGGCAGAGCTTAGTGCTATCAGCGATTCGGTGGTGGTTATAGAAAAAAACACCTGCCACTATATTTCCGGCCCTCAGCGCCTGTTGGACAAACTGGGTCAGGTGAAATTTGCTTTATCCCCTGGAGCCTTTTTCCAGGTGAATCATTGCCAGGCCGAAGAGATGATCAGGCTCATCCTTTCATTAGTCGATTTTTCCGGTAAAACAGTTCTGGACGCCTTTTGTGGAGTAGGCAGTATAGCCCTCAACCTGGCCCGGCAGGCGGAGCGGGTGATTGGGGTGGAGAGCTATGAACCGGCTATTCATGATGCTCGTAGTAATGCTATAGAAGCTGGCATATACAATGTAGAGTTCATCCACGGTTTCTGTGAAAGAGTAGTGGCGCGGATAGATGAGCCTATTGATGTGATAGTGCTTGATCCCCCGCGCAGTGGTTGTAAAAAAGAACTGATTCAGGCCTGCAGCAGGATATCGCCCCGGGAAATTGTTTATGTCTCCTGCAATCCTGCCACGCTGGCCCGTGACCTGGCCCTCTTTGGCCAGTTAGGATACCGCCCCCTTCTTATTCAACCCATTGACATGTTCCCCCGGACTTATCATGTGGAGACGGTGGTATTGATGTCAAGGGTAAAAGATTGA